The Zeugodacus cucurbitae isolate PBARC_wt_2022May chromosome 4, idZeuCucr1.2, whole genome shotgun sequence genome includes the window CTCCGAGTGTGTTTGCTTGTGCGCGCTGCGACTGCGGAAAGGATGTGTGTACTCAGCAAACCGAGCGCCGATCGCCGAACGCTGGCGCGGCTGGCGTAATTGGAGCGTAACTAGTGCAAAGATTTTTTGGTTAAGAAGCATTCCTCACTAGATTCAGTTGATCGAGAATAGCGAAAGAGAAAAGTACCGAATCGCGTGAAGACAATGAATGGTGGAACCTCGCTTACATGAAAAGTACaaagtgaaagaaaatatattttattaaaaaaaaaaaaagtgaagttagctgattaaaaattataagaaacatATTCAGACGTACAAACATAGCTCAGCTCATCAGTGTATAAACATAAGagataaaatttaactaaaagagctgaaagtgaaaaataaaaattatttcaaagttCCGTTAAATTTCCGCCCGCCTTTGTCGTGTGCATAAAAAAGTCAActcatataaatgaaaataaaatgattaaaagCGAAGAAATTATGGATTCCAATGGACATGCGACCGGCCACAATGGCTTACATCACAGCACACATTTACCTCATCACAACAGCATATACCGCAATCTGCCATCGAACATCATATCCACGACAAATTTTACGCCACTCGCGTATGGCGATCAAAGCGCCATGCTGCGCATGCCACAGGAGTCGCCTGAACTGCAGGAGGAGAAACCCGATCTCAATTATATCAATCGCAAATACTACGCAACTATGATGACACAGCAGCAACCGGTGCATGTCTCGGAGGCTGGGTCCTATGGCCTCACATCATTGCACACTATGTGTGCCTCACCGCATCCGAACAGTGAGAATGACATTGGCATGCTGATGCCGTTATCACCCAATTCATCACCACACAATGAGGGTGGTCTCAAAGTGCCGCTGTCGGATGCATCGGAACTGCAGCATTATGCCGCCACACAGAATCGCGTCATCGCCTCGAAAATGGTGGATCTGAATTCACATTATACACCAACTATCAAGTATTGCTCGAGCAATACGATTTTCAATACGTCCGAGTATTTGCCGCACAGCGAGAGTGAGCAGCCGCCACCGCCGTCCGCAATACCTGTGTCTGCTGCGGCCAGCTCAAGTGATATTATGACACAATCCCTGCAACATATGCAAAATGTCGGTGTCGGCGGCATGTCATCAGTGGCAAGCGCGTCGTCGACACCGTCGGGTGTTATAACCAGTTCGCATAGCGTTTCGGGTCAATTATGTTCCACCACCGACACAATGTCCTATTCGAATAATTCCTCACCGGCTAAGTCGGTGCATAGCACTCAAAGTGAAGCTGGTCAACAgcaaaagcagcagcaacaatcacaacaacagtCGAACTCGTCATCGTCACAGGAGCTTACACCGCCTGATACGACGAAAAAATCCGGCGCCCGTCGCCCTGAGAAACCCGCATTAAGTTATATAAACATGATTGCGATGGCAATTAAGGAGTCGCCAACGGGGAAGCTAACGCTTAGTGAAATCTacagctttctgcagaaaagGTAAGCGAATACAAATGCACTTCATTGAGGTATTCAGGAGCTAGCGATCAGAAATATTCAAGGCAATAGATTGAGTTGATTACCATAAATTCTGTTGGAGTCTTAGTTTCGTTTTGCTTCAGTTTTTTAAGCGTTAAAATCTGCATTATATAGTACATGAAATAAGCTAATATGTATTTGAGATCACTTTTCTTCCTGTACTCTGATAAGTTCTGCGGGATAATTCCATTGAAGGATGCACTGTTGAATCGAACAAGTAGctagtataaataaattagcatTTTGCCAATTTAATAGGTAAGGTTACCTCTAATGTTAAATTAAACTGAAAAGTTTTGTGTTTTCATCAGTAAATTCATTGTCAGGAGAGATTGGTTGAAACATTTCCTACCAGTTATATGGAGAATCGAAAAGGTTTGATAGTTCAACAGATTATTCTACTAACTGttcgattttcaatatttctaagCTAACTTCCAACTAGTCTGAAGACTATACTTTTTATACGATGATGCCCTATGAGTTTTAAATAGTTAGAATTCAAACTAAAATATACCGGTTCCAAACTAGTACAAAATAGACACAAAATAGTTCGATAAATTTATGGACTAAGCTAGAAATTTTGGATCAACTGTAGTGAAGTAAACCCCGAAAAGTTAATAGCTTAAagctatcaaataaaataaatcaaacttgAACAAGTTTGGTATTTTCGGACTGATTAattatctttttatactctcgcaacaaatgttgttaaagagagtattatagttttgttcacataacggttgtttgtaacgcccaaagctaaacgagttagatatagggttatatataccaaagtgatcacggtgaagagttcaaatccgaatgtctgtctgtccgtccgtccgtctgtgcaagctgtaacttgagtaaaaattaagatattttgatgaaacttggcacacttatttcttggcacctaaaatttggtatgaaggatcgcactatgaagaggcatatttggatgtaatttttttggggaagtgggcgtgaccctgcCTCCTACTaagctttttgtacatatttcgcaaaccaatagagctatataaaccaaactttctgcagtcgttttttttaaacacttcctaatacagtccaaaaatgaaagaaatcgaatcataaccacgcccacctcccatacaaaagtaaggttgaaaattactaaaagtgggttaactcattaacgaaaaacgtcagaaacactaaatttcacataagaaatggcagatgaaagctgcactcagattttttttacaaaatggaaaatgggcgtggcgtcgcccacttatgggtcaaaaaccatatctcaggaactactcgaccgatttcaatgaaacttggtttgtaatagtttccttacatcccaatgatatgttgtgaaaatgggccaaatcgcttcacaatcacgccaacttcctatataccagaactttgaagacaatctgaatcgtttactttacaattataaagtaagcactagtgaagatatcggtgcagaactttgcacaaatactatgttaatagtgtggtagccccactctaaaaatcgccgaaatcggaccataggtttttaaggccccatgtatcgaacacgaggacctcggttcttacttgtttgaaattattgttatgGACTGCATTGTAATTTTTCTGACTAGGTTATTTTTTAACGCTTTGAACATTCATAGAAAATAGATAAATGAACGTCCAATGACCTCTCATTTAAGACCTGTTCAAAGAAAGCTTTCGCTTTGGTCCTGATGCTTGCTGATAACTAgtatttattattgcattttttgtattttcctaCTCTTGTATATCTCTCATAGAAAGTAGAAAGCGGTCAGCGGTTGTGTGGGTAAAAGTCTATCCAAATACTGAGTTTTCAAGGTGttgtaaaatactttaaaatcacCTTAGTTTAGAATTTTGCTATATAGTAAATGATTTACGGCGAAGGAACATAGAGGAACtcaatatactatttttttgtttcaattgggTAAATGAAAGTATTCTGTTGAGTTGGCATTCAGAATAAAGTTCTAAGGTAAGCTTGAAGGATGCTCCTTTCTTGGGATATTAGCGTTCACAGATTGCGTCCTATTTGAATTGGTGAAAGCGGTGTTTCAAACCTGACACCATTTGTCCTACTACTGTAAAGATGTATTATCCAAGTATTATTCTGTTGTGGGAAAGCTATTATCTGTGGTCATAAGTTATAAAacctaatatttattaattagagAACCTaaccacatatacatatgtatatattttttcggaAGACTTTAAACTCATGTAACCTCTTAAagttttcattttacttttaaaatgtaACATACCCACAATTGAATTAGAACATTTGCGTAGAAGTCAAATATTATAGGACACAACTCGGCTGTGTCttaagttattgttgttattttagcaTCGGCAGATAATTTCTTAAATGATTTCTAAAAATTACAGTTACCGAAAAGGGGTTGGAGGGTCTAAGCATAAGGATGAACTTACTTGACTTTTGTTGACTCAGCGgaaatgaatacatatgtacgtatttacagttattaaaattattagtcacaacaaaataaataaactggaaGTGGACACACACGTAAAATCGTTTGGAGCAAAGTGGCACCCACGGTGTTTGTGACAACCCCAAAATGTTTacactaaaaacaacaataccagCAACAACATGCAACATTACTGAAAGCGCGCaatttacataaacatttatttattgattttgttaaaactatcgtttctttttattttttattttaaattgcgtAAACATTTGAGTAACTGGCGGCGCACAGAACGACTTGGTGGATATCCCTCAACGCACGCAATGGCACCGACCAATACATGAATACATACAGAC containing:
- the LOC105221066 gene encoding forkhead box protein biniou, producing the protein MIKSEEIMDSNGHATGHNGLHHSTHLPHHNSIYRNLPSNIISTTNFTPLAYGDQSAMLRMPQESPELQEEKPDLNYINRKYYATMMTQQQPVHVSEAGSYGLTSLHTMCASPHPNSENDIGMLMPLSPNSSPHNEGGLKVPLSDASELQHYAATQNRVIASKMVDLNSHYTPTIKYCSSNTIFNTSEYLPHSESEQPPPPSAIPVSAAASSSDIMTQSLQHMQNVGVGGMSSVASASSTPSGVITSSHSVSGQLCSTTDTMSYSNNSSPAKSVHSTQSEAGQQQKQQQQSQQQSNSSSSQELTPPDTTKKSGARRPEKPALSYINMIAMAIKESPTGKLTLSEIYSFLQKRFEFFRGPYVGWKNSVRHNLSLNECFKKLPKSMSVGKPGKGNYWTIEQNSAYMFEDEASLRRRPRGYRSKLKVKPYPNANGFYTTSSYDPSMDNANFYTTQPYAPYDYATSSAAAAAPFTDSWNSHAAHTQTLPQYSNIAAASSVLHGNNNNSATPPLAHTLSPSALVSGSGSPSHSAALQSSNPGLDYATASMVAANYPYASTAGGGGVVGGGASAAYSLDNGLRSMTLSHMHQHQQQQHHHSAMTPPPPPLPPSSTSMGNSALIDRKPIFLPSMTPPSSGPMSTPPLHHQHLVGSNNGGGGGYYEHIKFSN